The following are encoded together in the Triticum dicoccoides isolate Atlit2015 ecotype Zavitan chromosome 6B, WEW_v2.0, whole genome shotgun sequence genome:
- the LOC119326459 gene encoding glycine-rich cell wall structural protein-like, whose protein sequence is MASKCLIVVAVLLAGAFLVATAEQTQANKEDTEPGVQGGYPGHDGGGGGGYPGHGGGGGGGYPGHGGGGGGGCSHRCCGHGGCHCCAGPDEIPESKYRADVRN, encoded by the exons ATGGCGTCCAAATGTCTCATTGTGGTTGCTGTCCTTCTTGCTGGGGCTTTCCTCGTGGCCACAGCTGAACAAACTC AGGCCAACAAGGAAGACACCGAGCCCGGTGTTCAGGGCGGCTACCCTGGACACgacggaggcggtggcggcggttaTCCTGGAcacggaggaggcggtggcggcgggtaCCCTGGACACggtgggggtggcggcggcggctgcagtcACCGATGCTGCGGGCACGGCGGCTGTCACTGCTGCGCCGGCCCCGACGAGATCCCGGAGTCCAAGTATCGGGCGGACGTCCGCAACTAA